The Thermoplasmata archaeon genome has a segment encoding these proteins:
- a CDS encoding aromatic ring-hydroxylating dioxygenase subunit alpha — protein sequence MIENQWYVVLDSKEVRTAKITAVKRFGKELLFWRNSESKVFCIERTCAHRGADLSLGKIVKDHIQCPFHGIEYDGSGKAVLIPSTGSKSSIPTNFRVKSYHVTEKAGFIFLWYGKELEQLPDIRVLDGIDSSFSFSGFEDFWPVHYSRAIENQLDVSHLPFVHYNTIGRGNRTLVNGPIVEYENGNMYVWVNNVKDIGQKPLKPEELKKEDCRGKLQFIFPNYWQNIITDDLRVVAAFVPVDDQNTKIYIRFYQRFVKIPVLRNIVTALSIPYNKKVLNQDKRVVVTQKPIKSELKMNENLYQGDLPIIIYRKVRDELKNSQN from the coding sequence ATGATCGAGAATCAATGGTATGTTGTGCTGGATTCAAAAGAAGTCAGAACCGCAAAGATCACGGCAGTTAAGAGGTTTGGAAAAGAGCTGTTGTTCTGGAGAAACAGTGAAAGCAAGGTTTTTTGCATAGAGCGAACCTGTGCGCATAGAGGTGCAGATTTGAGCTTGGGAAAGATTGTAAAAGATCATATACAGTGTCCATTTCATGGCATTGAATATGACGGTTCTGGCAAGGCGGTTTTGATACCTTCAACAGGATCAAAAAGCAGTATACCCACAAATTTCAGGGTCAAAAGCTACCATGTAACTGAAAAAGCCGGATTCATATTTTTATGGTATGGCAAAGAACTGGAACAGTTACCTGACATAAGGGTTCTGGACGGCATAGACAGCTCTTTTAGTTTTTCAGGATTTGAAGACTTCTGGCCGGTACACTATTCGAGAGCGATAGAGAACCAGCTTGATGTCTCACATCTTCCTTTTGTGCATTATAATACGATAGGTCGCGGTAACAGGACGCTGGTAAACGGACCGATTGTTGAATATGAGAACGGCAATATGTATGTATGGGTCAATAATGTTAAAGATATTGGGCAAAAGCCTCTGAAACCTGAAGAATTGAAAAAAGAAGATTGCAGGGGGAAACTGCAGTTTATATTTCCAAATTACTGGCAAAATATCATCACTGATGACTTGAGAGTGGTTGCAGCGTTTGTGCCTGTAGATGATCAGAACACTAAGATCTATATACGGTTCTACCAGCGATTTGTGAAGATACCAGTTCTTAGAAACATTGTCACTGCACTGTCCATTCCTTACAACAAAAAAGTGCTGAACCAAGACAAGAGGGTGGTAGTAACTCAGAAGCCCATAAAAAGCGAGCTGAAGATGAACGAAAACCTGTATCAGGGTGACTTGCCAATCATTATATATCGAAAAGTGAGAGACGAATTAAAAAATTCGCAAAACTGA
- a CDS encoding HAD-IA family hydrolase yields MARTVLFDADGTLFDSEAIRYKALSIAVREILNHQFLEWDEYVKRYVNGFNSLKELLKLDDYTLSKIRSRRAELIKNFVKTDLKFMEGALELIRDLYNHGFRLEIVSSSRKDEIDSYIKALNISGYFDGMVTLEDVLKVKPDPEPYIKALQKFSIKKEESIVIEDTESGLIAAKKAGIRCIIVPNSYTYTSNFKNADLIVSSLKELNSEKINALFH; encoded by the coding sequence ATGGCCAGAACAGTATTGTTTGATGCGGACGGCACATTATTCGATTCTGAAGCTATAAGGTACAAGGCACTTTCTATAGCAGTGAGAGAGATTCTGAACCATCAATTTTTAGAATGGGATGAATACGTAAAAAGATATGTAAATGGATTCAACTCTCTTAAAGAGCTTTTAAAATTAGATGATTATACTTTATCAAAGATCAGGAGTAGAAGGGCAGAGCTTATAAAGAACTTTGTAAAAACAGACCTGAAATTCATGGAAGGAGCGCTAGAGTTAATAAGAGATCTCTATAACCATGGTTTTAGGTTGGAAATTGTCTCTTCGTCAAGAAAAGATGAGATAGATTCATACATAAAAGCATTGAATATAAGCGGTTATTTTGATGGCATGGTAACTTTAGAAGACGTTCTGAAAGTGAAACCGGATCCCGAGCCATACATCAAAGCATTGCAGAAATTTTCTATCAAAAAGGAAGAAAGCATAGTAATTGAAGATACTGAAAGCGGGTTGATTGCGGCTAAGAAAGCAGGCATAAGATGCATTATTGTACCTAACAGCTATACTTATACCTCTAATTTTAAAAATGCTGACTTGATAGTTTCGTCATTGAAAGAACTGAATTCAGAGAAGATCAATGCTCTGTTTCACTAA
- the hutU gene encoding urocanate hydratase: MMREIHAPRGTKLNTKGWGQEAALRLLMNNLDPMVAKDPANLIVYGGKGKAARNWEAFDKIIENLKLLNNDETLLIQSGKPVGVFKTTESSPRVLIVNAQIVPKWATDDIFWDLEKRGLTMYGQMTAGSWIYIGTQGILQGTYETLSALERKEFKTDSLEGKWMLTSGLGEMGGAQPLAITMNEGVGIIVEVDKEKIRRRLRDKYLDTYVESLDEALKLKDEALAQHKYVSIGLLGNAATIYDELAKRKIVPDVVSDQTAAHDLNIGYIPEGYDVNTAEKFRKEDPESYKKAVYKSIVKEVKAILWFQNHGSKTFDYGNNLRGRAYEGGLKNAFDMPGYVPEYIRDLFAIGSGPFRWLALSGEESDIYKIDDAIIKNFSEDEHLVKWIKLAKERVHFQGLPARICYAKYGQREAIGLMINDMVRDGTLTAPIAIGRDHHDTGSVASPYRETEKMKDGSDAIADWPILNALLNAVSGATWVSVHHGGGTGIGNAIHAGFVIVADGTDSARERIKRVLDSDPGIGVLRHADAGYESSINLIKKGVKFKAPYFK, from the coding sequence ATGATGAGAGAAATACATGCGCCTAGAGGAACCAAGTTGAATACGAAAGGGTGGGGACAAGAGGCAGCGTTGAGATTGCTCATGAATAATCTGGATCCTATGGTTGCGAAAGATCCGGCAAACTTGATAGTTTACGGTGGAAAGGGTAAGGCTGCAAGAAACTGGGAAGCGTTTGACAAGATCATAGAGAACCTTAAATTATTGAATAATGATGAGACTCTGTTAATACAATCTGGAAAGCCGGTAGGTGTGTTCAAGACTACTGAGTCTAGTCCTAGAGTGCTAATAGTAAATGCACAAATTGTGCCTAAATGGGCTACTGATGACATATTCTGGGATCTTGAAAAGCGGGGCCTGACTATGTACGGGCAGATGACTGCAGGATCATGGATATACATAGGTACACAGGGTATATTGCAGGGAACATACGAAACATTGTCAGCATTGGAGCGAAAAGAGTTTAAGACCGATTCGCTGGAAGGAAAATGGATGCTGACTTCCGGGCTTGGAGAGATGGGCGGAGCACAGCCATTGGCAATAACGATGAACGAGGGTGTTGGAATAATAGTAGAAGTAGATAAGGAAAAGATCAGGAGAAGGTTGAGAGATAAATATTTAGACACATATGTAGAGAGTTTGGACGAGGCATTGAAGTTAAAAGACGAAGCATTGGCACAGCATAAGTATGTATCGATTGGGTTACTGGGAAATGCAGCTACAATATATGATGAGCTGGCAAAACGCAAAATAGTGCCGGACGTGGTATCAGACCAGACTGCCGCGCATGACCTGAACATCGGTTATATACCAGAAGGATACGATGTGAACACTGCTGAAAAGTTCAGAAAAGAAGATCCAGAATCGTATAAGAAAGCAGTTTATAAATCGATAGTGAAAGAGGTAAAGGCAATATTATGGTTTCAGAATCATGGTTCAAAGACCTTTGATTACGGTAACAACCTGAGAGGTAGGGCATATGAGGGAGGCTTGAAAAACGCGTTTGACATGCCAGGATACGTGCCAGAATATATAAGAGACTTGTTTGCAATAGGATCTGGACCGTTCAGGTGGCTTGCATTGTCTGGTGAAGAATCGGATATATACAAGATCGATGATGCGATCATCAAGAATTTCAGTGAAGATGAGCATCTGGTAAAATGGATAAAGCTGGCAAAAGAAAGAGTGCATTTTCAGGGATTGCCAGCCAGAATATGCTATGCAAAGTATGGACAGAGAGAAGCAATCGGGCTGATGATCAATGATATGGTGCGGGACGGAACATTAACTGCACCGATCGCAATAGGACGAGATCATCATGATACAGGAAGCGTAGCATCGCCATACCGGGAAACAGAGAAGATGAAGGATGGAAGCGATGCAATAGCAGACTGGCCGATCTTGAACGCGTTATTGAACGCGGTGTCGGGAGCAACATGGGTATCAGTGCACCATGGTGGCGGTACAGGAATAGGAAATGCGATACATGCAGGATTCGTGATCGTGGCAGACGGCACAGACAGCGCTAGAGAGCGCATAAAGAGAGTACTGGATTCAGATCCGGGAATAGGAGTGTTGAGGCATGCAGATGCTGGATATGAAAGCTCTATAAATCTGATCAAGAAAGGTGTGAAATTCAAAGCACCATACTTTAAATGA